The sequence CAGAGTCGCTCCAGCGGACATCAGCTGGTGAGGGCAATCGACCTCAAGCTGATGCGCGATCTGTGGCATATGCGCGGGCAGGCGCTGGCAATCGGACTAGTGATCGGCGGCGCGATGGCTGTGTTCGTCATGGCTATCAGCACGCAGGAATCGCTCGAGGACACGCGCGATGTTTATTACGAGCGCAATCACTACGCTGATGTCTTCGCCAATATGACCCGCGCCCCGGCGAGCGTTGCACAGCGAGCCGGTGCTATTCGCGGCGTGCGCCGCGCCGAGGGACGGATAGTGCAATTCGCCACGCTGGAACTAGACGGCCGCACCGAACCCATCCGCGCTGTAATCAATTCGGTAGGCGATGGTGGGCGAACCGAGCTCAATCAGCTGGTCATCATCGCTGGCCGTGCGCCAGATATCGATCAGGCAGCAGAAGTTGTAATCGACCGCAGCTTTGCCGAGGTCAACGAGCTTGCCCCTGGTGATGAGATCATAGCGCTTATCTATGGCACGCGGCAGAGCTTGCAGATCGTCGGCATTGGTCTCGCACCGGATTACATTTACTCGATCCCGCCCGGCGATCTTGTGCCGGACGAGAGCCGCTTTGGCATATTTTGGATGGGGCGGGAGGCGCTCGAGGCGGCCACCGACCGAACGGAAGCGATCAACTCGGTATCGCTTTCCTTGGAGGCATGGGCGGACGAAAGCGACGTCATTCGCGAACTCGACACGCTGCTGGCCCCCTATGGCGGGACAGGCGCTTACGGACGTGATGACCACATTTCGCATGCATTTTTGACTGGCGAACTGGATCAGCTTGATGTGATGTCGCGCACAATTCCGCCAGTATTTCTGCTAGTCTCTACTTTCCTGATATTCGTTGTTCTGGGCCGCTTGATCCAGACTGAGCGTGAACAGATCGGATTGCTCAAGGCGTTCGGATACAGTGACCGCGCGATCGCCTGGCACTACATTAAATTTGCCATTGCGATGGCAACTATCGGGATTGTTTTCGGTGCATTTGCAGGCGCGTGGCAGGGGCAGGCGATGAGCGCTCAATATGCCGAATCTTTCCGCTTCCCGTTGCTCTATTATCGCATGTCGACTGGAACGTTTCTGTCAGGGGCGCTGCTAGCGGCAGGATCGGCGACCATCGGTTCAATCGGCGGTGTGCGCTCAGCGATTAAGCTGACGCCGGCTGTGGCGATGGCTCCCCCGCCGCCAGTGATTTACCGTGAAGGGATATTGGAGCGCCGTGGGAAAATGGCCGGGATCACTAGTATCGGCCAGATGATTCTACGGCATTTGCTGCGCTTCCCGATGCGGTCCTCGATGACCGTGATAGGCGTAGCTCTTTCGCTTGCGCTGTTGTTCAGCATGCTCAGTTTTATCAGCAGCGCCACTTCCATGCTCGAGACTCACTTTGGCAGGACACAGCGGCAGGATCTGACTGTCACCATGATCGAACCGCGGAACGAGGACGTGCTGTTCGCCCTTGCCAGTCTACCAGGAGTCATGCGGGTGGAGCCCACTAGGGCAGTTTCGGCCCGGCTCACTAATGGAGCGCGCTCCGAACGGGTGGCCATTGAGTCTGGCCCAGCGGACGGGACATTGTCGACCCGAATAGGGGTTGGCGGTGATGAAGTGCCGCTGCCAGCGGGCGGACTGATGCTCAGCCGCCAGCTTGCTGACAAGTTGGACGCAGCACCCGGAGACGAGCTCGAAGTTGCAGTGTTAGAGGGGCGCCGCACGATTATTGCCATGCCGATGGCGCGCACTATCGACGAACTGGTCGGCACACGAGTCTACGCCGACAGCGCTACTGTGGCCCGTCTCACACGCGATGCCGCTCCGGTTAGCGCGGTGCTCATGCGGATCGATCCAGCTCATCGCGAAACCATTCTTGCCGAGCTGCGCGACATGCCGTTGGTATTGGGGGTGACCGAGCGCGAAGCCGCCATGACCCGCTTCCGCGAATTGATAGACAGCAGCATCGCCAGCATGATCTGGGTCTATATCGGCTTTGCTTCGCTGATCGCTGTTGGCGTAGTTTATAATGGCGCGCGCATCCTGTTTTCTGAAAGGGCCCGTGAACTCGCCACATTGCGTGTGCTCGGCTATCATGCCCGCGAAGTGGCGCTGGTGCTCTTGGGCGAAGTTGCGGTGCTAGTGTTTGTAGCAATACCAGTGGGATGCTTCGCTGGATACTGGATGGCCATGGGCCTGATGGCGGCGTTCGGCTCAGACCTTTTCCGGCTGCCGTTTGAACCAGAGCGTTCGACCTTCGGGTTCGCGACTGCTGTTGTGCTGGCTGCCGCTTCGCTGACCGCGGTGATTGTGGCACGCCGTGTCCTTAGGCTGGACATGGTCCGGGTATTGAAGGCGCGCGACTGATGTGGGCAAGAATAAAACGCTGGCGTTGGGCCATTTTGGCGGTGGCGGCCTTGGCAGCCTTCTTAGCCTACAGCTTCTACCCTGAAACGGTGCAGGTGGATCTGGACGAGGCTTCGTCCGGGCCGATGGCGGTCGGAGTCACTGACGATGGCGTGACGCGGGTCGAGGACGTCTATGTCATCTCCGCTCCGGTGAGCGGACAGGTGACGCGGATCGAGATCGAGCCGGGCGACAGCGTTGCAGCGGGCAAGACGATTGTCGCAAGAATGGCCGGGCGCGCGCCACAGCCGCTCGATCCGCGTACGCAGGCCGAATTACGCGGTGCCCGCGCGGTTGCGAGTGCTGCACAGCGCAGTGCAGCCGCCTCCCTGGTGTTGTCAGAGCAAACTCTCACGCGCTCAGAAGCGCTGGCAAAACGCGGCTTCCTTCCCCTCGCCCAACTCGACGCTGCCCGGTCGGATACTGCCGCCCGCCGGGCAGCGGTTGATCAGGCGCGCGCCGAAGGTCGTCGGATCGACGCTCTGTTGTCCCAACCAGCCGCCAGCGATGCCAGCAGCGGGCCAGTGATCGTCCGTGCGCCTTCCTCCGGCGTAGTGCTGAGGGTCCTGAGCGAGAGCGAAGGGATCGTCGCTGAGGGCACGCCGCTGGTTGAAATCGGTGACCCGGCGCGGATCGAAGTCGCCATTGACTTACTCAGCCGTGAGGCGGTGCAGATCGCGCCGGGCGCGCGGGTCGAGATTACCAATTGGGGCGGGGAGCGCCCGCTGATCGGCCGGGTGCGCACCGTGGAACCGTTTGGTGAGCTCAAAATTTCGGCGCTGGGGATCGAGGAGCAGCGGGTCAATGTCATCGTGGATTTTTCCGAGGACGCAGCCGAGTTGGCGCGGCTCGGCCATGGTTATCAACTCGATGCGACAATCATCCTGTGGCAAGCCGAAAGCGTAACGCGAGTGCCGATAGGGGCGCTCTTTCGCGGCAGCGATGGCGAATGGATGATCTATGTCGTGGAAAGCGGGCGAGCTGCTGAACGAGCGATAACGCTGGGTCATATCAACGACACTTGGGGCGAGGTGCTCGGCGGGTTGCGGGCAGGCGAGCGCGTGATCGTCAATCCCGGAGCATCGGTGGCAGACGGAGTGCGAGTGGCAGGGCGCGAGGAATAGGACCGGTCGTTACTCGCTCGGATCGCGCCTAATGAACCTTGCGCTTCTGCTTACCCTGTTTGTAATCGTAATAGGACTCGAGCACTTCTTGCATCTTCTGGACCGCTTCCTTGCGCTTCGTCTCATCGCGAATCTGCCGGAGCCGGGACCGAAGGCCAGTGGTGAATTCGGCATAGCTGTTCTGCCAGTCGAGGCCGAGAGTCTGTGGAACGTCTGTTCGCCCAGTCCGGACACGTTTTGCAGGCTTCTTTGGGTGAAGTGCATAGCGCTCGCCGATCTGGGGTAACCGCACAGAAAGTTCGGGGTCACTCCGCTGTAATTCCTTGCGTAACTGTTCCAATGCATCCGGCTCGCCGTGGTCGAGGAACAGGCTGCCTGTAATCGGGCTGCGCTCGCCTATCCAGTCGAGCAATTCGC comes from Altererythrobacter sp. ZODW24 and encodes:
- a CDS encoding ABC transporter permease, translated to MRAIDLKLMRDLWHMRGQALAIGLVIGGAMAVFVMAISTQESLEDTRDVYYERNHYADVFANMTRAPASVAQRAGAIRGVRRAEGRIVQFATLELDGRTEPIRAVINSVGDGGRTELNQLVIIAGRAPDIDQAAEVVIDRSFAEVNELAPGDEIIALIYGTRQSLQIVGIGLAPDYIYSIPPGDLVPDESRFGIFWMGREALEAATDRTEAINSVSLSLEAWADESDVIRELDTLLAPYGGTGAYGRDDHISHAFLTGELDQLDVMSRTIPPVFLLVSTFLIFVVLGRLIQTEREQIGLLKAFGYSDRAIAWHYIKFAIAMATIGIVFGAFAGAWQGQAMSAQYAESFRFPLLYYRMSTGTFLSGALLAAGSATIGSIGGVRSAIKLTPAVAMAPPPPVIYREGILERRGKMAGITSIGQMILRHLLRFPMRSSMTVIGVALSLALLFSMLSFISSATSMLETHFGRTQRQDLTVTMIEPRNEDVLFALASLPGVMRVEPTRAVSARLTNGARSERVAIESGPADGTLSTRIGVGGDEVPLPAGGLMLSRQLADKLDAAPGDELEVAVLEGRRTIIAMPMARTIDELVGTRVYADSATVARLTRDAAPVSAVLMRIDPAHRETILAELRDMPLVLGVTEREAAMTRFRELIDSSIASMIWVYIGFASLIAVGVVYNGARILFSERARELATLRVLGYHAREVALVLLGEVAVLVFVAIPVGCFAGYWMAMGLMAAFGSDLFRLPFEPERSTFGFATAVVLAAASLTAVIVARRVLRLDMVRVLKARD
- a CDS encoding efflux RND transporter periplasmic adaptor subunit: MWARIKRWRWAILAVAALAAFLAYSFYPETVQVDLDEASSGPMAVGVTDDGVTRVEDVYVISAPVSGQVTRIEIEPGDSVAAGKTIVARMAGRAPQPLDPRTQAELRGARAVASAAQRSAAASLVLSEQTLTRSEALAKRGFLPLAQLDAARSDTAARRAAVDQARAEGRRIDALLSQPAASDASSGPVIVRAPSSGVVLRVLSESEGIVAEGTPLVEIGDPARIEVAIDLLSREAVQIAPGARVEITNWGGERPLIGRVRTVEPFGELKISALGIEEQRVNVIVDFSEDAAELARLGHGYQLDATIILWQAESVTRVPIGALFRGSDGEWMIYVVESGRAAERAITLGHINDTWGEVLGGLRAGERVIVNPGASVADGVRVAGREE